From the Vibrio vulnificus CMCP6 genome, one window contains:
- a CDS encoding DEAD/DEAH box helicase encodes MSFTQLGLCASLTDAIDTLGYPKPTRIQTQAIPVILEGRDLIAAAQTGTGKTASFVLPMLEKLRHGQTQKKKRIRALILVPTRELAIQVDEKIKQYGQNLALRSLAMFGGVDEKAQKQALIEGLDILVATPGRLLDMYGQRAVYFEEIEMLVLDEADRMLDMGFIDDINKILDRLPENIQHLLFSATLSNKVRDLAKSAIHNPFEISIAAKQASKSNIEQWIITVDKDQKSALLSHLIKENQWDQTLIFIETKHGAAKLVSQLEKRGIVAEAFHSGRSQAVREQLLEDFKAGKIKYLVSTGVAARGIDIEALPRVVNYDLPFPADEYVHRIGRTGRANAKGEAISLVSKDNFKNLCMIESRLGHLLERREVEGFTPKKAVPISILNYVPKHKRNNQPE; translated from the coding sequence ATGTCCTTTACTCAACTCGGCTTGTGTGCGTCGCTCACTGACGCCATTGATACACTTGGCTACCCAAAACCCACTCGCATTCAAACCCAAGCCATTCCTGTCATTCTAGAAGGCCGAGATTTGATTGCGGCGGCGCAAACGGGGACAGGTAAAACCGCCAGTTTTGTTCTGCCAATGCTTGAGAAATTGCGTCATGGTCAAACACAAAAGAAAAAGCGTATCCGCGCCCTTATTTTGGTTCCAACACGCGAACTGGCGATCCAAGTCGACGAAAAAATCAAACAGTATGGGCAAAACCTAGCGCTTCGCTCATTGGCCATGTTCGGTGGCGTTGACGAAAAAGCGCAAAAACAAGCCTTAATTGAAGGTTTAGATATTCTTGTCGCCACGCCAGGACGACTGCTGGATATGTACGGTCAACGCGCCGTCTATTTCGAAGAAATCGAGATGTTAGTGCTTGATGAAGCCGATCGCATGCTCGACATGGGCTTTATTGATGACATCAATAAGATCCTCGATCGTTTGCCTGAAAACATTCAGCATTTGCTGTTCTCTGCCACCCTCTCGAATAAAGTGCGTGATCTGGCCAAAAGCGCCATTCACAATCCGTTCGAGATCAGCATTGCCGCGAAGCAAGCGTCTAAATCTAACATAGAGCAATGGATCATCACCGTAGACAAAGACCAAAAATCGGCCTTGCTCAGTCACTTGATCAAAGAAAATCAGTGGGATCAAACCTTGATTTTTATTGAGACCAAACATGGTGCCGCCAAGCTGGTCTCTCAGTTGGAAAAACGAGGCATCGTGGCCGAAGCCTTTCACAGTGGCCGCAGCCAAGCGGTGCGAGAGCAACTGCTGGAAGATTTTAAAGCGGGAAAAATCAAATACTTGGTGTCAACGGGCGTGGCTGCTCGTGGTATCGATATTGAAGCACTACCACGCGTGGTGAACTACGACTTGCCTTTCCCTGCCGATGAATATGTCCACCGAATTGGCCGTACGGGTCGTGCCAATGCCAAGGGTGAAGCGATTTCATTGGTTTCAAAGGATAACTTCAAAAACCTATGCATGATTGAGAGTCGTCTCGGACACCTGCTTGAGCGCCGAGAAGTGGAAGGATTTACCCCGAAGAAAGCCGTGCCAATTTCAATTTTGAATTATGTGCCAAAACACAAAAGAAATAACCAGCCTGAATAA
- a CDS encoding alpha/beta fold hydrolase: protein MDIHKIVLNGNHYRYAAYRHQESDQFAVFLLGALQDIESVQQFSLAFASHLNVFTIEVPGTGRTAPLDSTISIRQQALMLKELLDHLGVNRAHVMGFSYATAVAVELVDIWPNVLSLSICGGVPGIPSSGRLATKQMIAAAMHSPNHFAQSFTHSLTIQHPDIPRNKAIIRATEREISKMHQERIDVFFENSVRLLVHTPTNVKNINIPCTICVGEYDPYVTKEVAYEFASVLKNSHFVVIKNADHLVHLQHPETVAAIMIAQAASAISLKRTLANLI, encoded by the coding sequence ATGGATATCCATAAAATAGTCCTGAACGGCAATCACTATCGCTACGCGGCCTATCGCCATCAAGAAAGTGACCAATTTGCCGTATTCTTGCTTGGCGCTTTGCAAGACATTGAAAGCGTGCAGCAATTTTCCCTTGCGTTTGCTAGCCACTTAAATGTTTTCACCATTGAAGTCCCAGGAACCGGTCGTACCGCTCCGCTGGATTCCACTATATCGATTCGCCAGCAAGCCTTGATGCTCAAAGAGTTACTCGACCATCTTGGCGTGAATCGAGCCCATGTCATGGGCTTTTCGTATGCCACCGCTGTGGCTGTGGAGCTTGTCGATATCTGGCCAAATGTGCTGAGCCTTTCTATCTGTGGCGGTGTCCCCGGCATCCCCTCTTCAGGGCGTCTCGCCACCAAACAGATGATCGCCGCCGCGATGCACAGCCCGAACCATTTTGCGCAGAGTTTTACGCACTCTCTGACCATTCAACATCCGGATATTCCACGTAACAAGGCGATTATTCGCGCCACCGAACGAGAAATATCTAAAATGCACCAAGAACGCATTGACGTATTTTTTGAAAACTCCGTCAGGCTATTAGTTCATACCCCAACTAATGTTAAAAACATCAATATTCCCTGCACGATTTGCGTGGGTGAATATGATCCCTACGTTACTAAAGAGGTCGCCTATGAATTTGCATCCGTACTTAAAAATAGCCATTTTGTGGTGATCAAAAATGCGGACCATCTTGTTCACTTACAACACCCAGAAACGGTCGCAGCTATTATGATCGCACAAGCCGCTTCGGCAATTTCCTTAAAGAGAACTCTGGCCAATTTAATCTAA
- a CDS encoding transglutaminase-like domain-containing protein, whose translation METQLAKYTQQSFFTHPGQFLNTEHPIPDDIAAMVRLVQHNLIHAYWLEKYGVSKPFSERFSEMQLRTAQEILAELAKRTEGWVLGDKPQAKRVIGICRDFSLLLCSLLRHHGIPARLRCGFACYLRRGKWEDHWICEYWHTQQQRWIKVDPQLDDIHQQVLKFDFDPLDLPDGIFLTAGEMWLAVREGKVVAKRCGIMQLRGTPYLKANLVRDLFALTSMELLAWDCGWGMIEQPMHPIASESEWQLLDELARMSANSDSEMASDYTQHHQAICLPEQWCWSQAPTIAQLFDRASEELY comes from the coding sequence ATGGAAACACAGTTGGCGAAATACACGCAACAAAGCTTTTTTACCCACCCCGGCCAATTTCTCAATACAGAACATCCGATACCAGACGATATTGCCGCAATGGTTCGTTTGGTTCAGCATAACCTGATTCATGCCTACTGGCTTGAAAAATATGGCGTCTCCAAGCCATTCAGCGAGCGGTTTAGTGAGATGCAACTGAGAACGGCGCAAGAGATCTTGGCAGAGTTAGCCAAGCGTACTGAAGGATGGGTATTAGGTGATAAACCGCAAGCCAAACGAGTGATTGGTATCTGCCGGGATTTCTCACTGCTACTGTGCAGTTTGCTGCGTCATCATGGTATTCCTGCGCGGTTGAGATGCGGTTTTGCTTGCTATCTACGCCGAGGAAAATGGGAAGATCATTGGATTTGCGAGTATTGGCATACCCAGCAGCAACGATGGATTAAGGTTGACCCACAGCTAGATGACATTCACCAGCAAGTCTTGAAGTTCGACTTTGACCCACTTGATCTACCCGATGGCATTTTCCTGACGGCTGGTGAGATGTGGCTGGCCGTTCGAGAAGGCAAAGTGGTAGCAAAGCGATGTGGCATTATGCAGCTTCGTGGCACGCCCTATCTGAAAGCCAACCTGGTGCGCGATTTATTTGCGCTGACATCAATGGAACTACTGGCTTGGGACTGCGGTTGGGGGATGATAGAACAACCGATGCATCCTATTGCGTCGGAAAGCGAATGGCAGTTGTTGGATGAGCTGGCGCGGATGAGTGCCAACTCGGATAGTGAGATGGCCAGCGATTACACGCAACATCATCAAGCGATATGTCTGCCCGAGCAATGGTGTTGGAGCCAAGCACCAACGATAGCCCAGCTGTTTGACCGAGCCAGTGAAGAGCTCTACTGA
- a CDS encoding DUF924 family protein translates to MYSEVLTFWFEQLQPKDWFSGGDDTDRMITDKFRSLLMQAAQCELVEWRQHPQGRLAEIIVLDQFSRNVFRGTPQAFAQDPLALALAQEAVALGADGELSLQEKSFLYMPYMHSESPFIHQEAVRLFAQPGLEHNYDFELRHKAIIDQFGRYPHRNAILGRESTPEEVEFLKQPGSGF, encoded by the coding sequence ATGTACAGTGAGGTTCTGACATTTTGGTTTGAACAGCTACAACCGAAAGATTGGTTTTCTGGCGGTGACGATACCGATCGCATGATCACTGATAAGTTTCGCTCGCTGTTAATGCAAGCGGCACAGTGTGAATTGGTAGAATGGCGGCAACATCCTCAAGGACGGTTGGCAGAGATCATCGTGCTCGATCAATTTTCTCGAAATGTTTTCCGTGGCACGCCACAAGCCTTCGCTCAAGATCCGCTGGCGCTGGCTCTCGCTCAGGAAGCCGTAGCCCTCGGAGCCGATGGCGAACTGTCACTCCAAGAGAAAAGCTTTCTCTACATGCCATACATGCACAGTGAATCGCCGTTCATCCATCAAGAAGCGGTGCGCTTATTTGCACAACCTGGGCTGGAGCACAACTACGATTTCGAGCTGCGCCACAAAGCCATTATCGATCAGTTTGGCCGCTACCCTCACCGCAATGCCATTTTAGGCCGCGAGAGCACTCCGGAAGAGGTGGAATTTCTCAAACAGCCGGGTTCAGGATTCTAG
- a CDS encoding M4 family metallopeptidase, whose amino-acid sequence MKHNQRHRLGLMIAAVMCSLPVTAAEMVSVSDSAVLEQALSVQARSLAPVENGFEAVKTIQLPNGKTKVRYQQTYLGLPVFDTAVVATEGRSGLSNVHGTMAQGLAADLPSVSVNLDQQQAIALGKLRHQAQHANAKALNTENETAQLMVRLDANNKAQLVYLVSFFVAEEEPSRPFMFIDANSGEILQVWDGLNHAQAGGTGPGGNSKTGRYEFGTDYPSFVIDKVGTTCTMENSVVKTVDLQNRTSGSTAYSYSCPGASNYNDHKAVNGAYSPLNDAHYFGKVVYDMYKDWMNTAPLTFKLTMRVHYSSNYENAFWDGSAMTFGDGASTFYPLVDINVSAHEVSHGFTEQNSGLIYSNMSGGMNEAFSDIAGEAAEFYMKGSVDWIVGADIFKSNGGLRYFDQPSKDGRSIDHASQYYDGLNVHHSSGVYNRAFYLLANKTGWNVRKGFEIFTLANQLYWTANSTFDAGACGVVKAAQDMGYNSNDVAEAFNQVGVNASCGVTPPSGNVLKNNTPVSNLTGNKGSEVFYTFTVDRNATAIVSISGGSGDADLYLKAGSKPTTSSWDCRPYRYGNNESCSVSAAPGTTYHVMIKGYSNYNGVTLKLQY is encoded by the coding sequence ATGAAACACAACCAACGTCATCGTCTCGGTCTTATGATTGCCGCAGTCATGTGTTCTCTTCCAGTCACCGCTGCAGAAATGGTGTCCGTCTCCGATAGTGCCGTATTGGAACAGGCTTTATCCGTTCAAGCTCGTAGTCTCGCGCCAGTCGAAAATGGCTTCGAGGCGGTTAAAACGATTCAACTGCCGAATGGCAAAACCAAAGTTCGATATCAGCAAACCTATTTGGGCCTGCCTGTGTTTGATACCGCCGTTGTCGCGACAGAAGGACGCTCAGGGTTGAGCAATGTGCATGGCACCATGGCACAAGGTTTGGCAGCCGATCTGCCTTCTGTGTCGGTTAATCTTGATCAGCAACAAGCCATCGCCCTCGGGAAGCTGCGCCACCAAGCGCAGCATGCCAATGCTAAAGCGCTCAACACCGAGAACGAAACCGCACAACTGATGGTGCGTTTAGACGCAAACAACAAAGCTCAATTGGTCTATTTGGTGAGTTTCTTTGTCGCGGAAGAAGAGCCTTCTCGCCCCTTTATGTTCATAGACGCCAACAGTGGCGAGATATTGCAGGTGTGGGATGGCTTAAATCATGCGCAAGCAGGCGGTACTGGACCTGGAGGCAACAGTAAAACGGGCCGTTATGAGTTTGGTACTGATTACCCAAGCTTTGTCATCGATAAAGTCGGAACGACTTGTACGATGGAAAACAGCGTGGTGAAAACGGTCGATTTACAAAACCGAACTTCGGGCTCAACAGCGTACAGTTACAGTTGTCCAGGAGCCAGCAATTATAACGATCACAAAGCGGTCAACGGCGCGTATTCGCCTCTGAACGATGCACACTACTTCGGCAAAGTGGTGTACGACATGTACAAAGATTGGATGAACACCGCACCATTGACGTTCAAGCTGACGATGCGTGTCCACTACAGCAGCAATTATGAAAATGCGTTTTGGGATGGCTCTGCGATGACGTTTGGCGATGGTGCGTCTACCTTCTATCCGTTGGTGGATATTAACGTCAGTGCCCATGAAGTAAGCCATGGCTTTACTGAGCAAAACTCAGGTCTGATATACAGCAATATGTCGGGAGGCATGAATGAAGCCTTCTCTGATATTGCGGGTGAAGCGGCAGAGTTTTACATGAAAGGCAGTGTTGACTGGATCGTTGGCGCAGACATCTTCAAGTCGAATGGCGGTTTACGCTACTTCGACCAACCCTCAAAAGATGGCCGCTCCATCGATCACGCGTCTCAATACTATGATGGCCTCAATGTGCATCACTCCAGTGGCGTGTACAACCGCGCGTTTTATCTGTTAGCCAATAAAACTGGTTGGAATGTGCGTAAGGGTTTTGAGATTTTTACCTTAGCCAACCAACTGTATTGGACGGCAAACAGTACGTTTGATGCGGGAGCCTGCGGCGTGGTCAAAGCGGCTCAAGACATGGGTTATAACAGCAATGATGTTGCCGAGGCGTTTAACCAAGTGGGCGTGAATGCCAGCTGTGGTGTCACACCGCCAAGTGGTAATGTGTTGAAAAACAACACGCCAGTGAGCAACTTAACGGGCAATAAAGGTTCGGAAGTCTTCTATACCTTTACGGTCGATCGTAATGCGACGGCAATCGTGTCCATTTCTGGCGGCAGTGGCGATGCCGATTTGTATCTCAAAGCGGGCAGCAAACCGACCACAAGTTCTTGGGATTGCCGCCCTTATCGTTACGGCAACAACGAAAGTTGTTCCGTCAGTGCGGCGCCGGGGACCACTTATCACGTGATGATAAAAGGCTACAGCAACTACAACGGTGTGACGTTAAAGCTACAATATTGA
- a CDS encoding D-2-hydroxyacid dehydrogenase family protein, translated as MKIAILDDYQDQVRQLECFAALAPFEVTVFHHTETDEAILASALTEFDALVLIRERTAITASLLAKLPNLKLISQTGKISNHLDLHACNHANVAVAEGVGSPIAPSELCWALIMAASREIVSYAQQLQQGEWQQNQTHRLGRTLHGQTIGIWGYGKIGQRIAGYAKAFGLQVMVWGSESSRRQAQEDGFLAADSKEAFFQQCDIVSLHLRLNAATHAIVKASDLAAMKPGSLFVNISRAELVEAGALFQEMQLRSDKFAAIDVYHHEPATMAQEPILTLPNVLCTPHIGYVEQNSYELYFRYAFDNIVAFAHGQAQNIVNPEVLSRTE; from the coding sequence ATGAAAATCGCCATTCTCGACGACTACCAAGATCAAGTTCGTCAGCTTGAGTGCTTTGCCGCACTCGCTCCCTTTGAGGTAACCGTGTTTCACCACACTGAAACTGATGAGGCCATCCTCGCCAGCGCGCTAACTGAATTTGATGCCTTGGTGTTGATCCGTGAGCGCACAGCCATCACCGCTTCCCTCTTAGCGAAGCTGCCAAACTTAAAACTCATTAGCCAAACAGGGAAAATCAGTAATCATTTGGATCTTCACGCGTGCAATCATGCCAACGTTGCGGTGGCAGAAGGCGTGGGCTCGCCAATTGCTCCGTCAGAGCTTTGCTGGGCACTGATCATGGCTGCAAGCCGAGAGATAGTCAGCTACGCGCAGCAGTTGCAGCAAGGTGAATGGCAACAAAATCAAACGCACCGTTTAGGTCGAACGCTGCATGGTCAAACCATCGGCATTTGGGGATATGGCAAAATCGGCCAACGTATCGCGGGCTATGCCAAAGCCTTTGGTCTTCAAGTGATGGTTTGGGGCAGTGAGTCCTCACGTCGCCAAGCGCAAGAGGATGGCTTTCTCGCCGCTGACAGCAAAGAAGCGTTTTTCCAACAGTGTGATATTGTCTCTCTGCATTTGCGGCTCAACGCGGCAACACACGCCATTGTCAAAGCTTCCGATTTGGCCGCGATGAAACCGGGCAGTTTGTTTGTTAACATCAGCCGAGCCGAGTTAGTGGAAGCGGGTGCTCTGTTTCAAGAGATGCAGCTCCGCTCAGACAAGTTCGCGGCCATCGACGTCTATCATCATGAACCCGCGACAATGGCGCAAGAACCGATTCTGACCTTGCCCAACGTATTGTGCACGCCGCACATCGGCTACGTAGAACAAAACAGTTATGAACTATACTTCCGCTATGCGTTCGACAATATTGTGGCGTTTGCTCATGGCCAAGCGCAAAATATCGTCAATCCAGAAGTGTTGTCCCGCACGGAGTGA
- a CDS encoding Rho-binding antiterminator: MADRARSPASTDQPFRGNSMISCNQYDYLEIACLYRIGVCLTLKDGSEISGVPVNTGFNEHKQECLEVETGGDALWVPTDMILTMQALTENPHFTKIEFEQ; this comes from the coding sequence ATGGCAGACAGAGCTCGATCACCTGCAAGCACAGACCAACCCTTTAGAGGAAACTCAATGATCAGTTGCAATCAATATGACTATTTGGAAATCGCTTGTCTCTACCGTATCGGGGTTTGCCTCACGTTAAAAGACGGCAGCGAGATCTCTGGCGTGCCAGTCAACACTGGTTTTAATGAACATAAGCAGGAGTGCTTGGAAGTCGAGACGGGAGGAGATGCACTGTGGGTACCGACCGACATGATTTTAACCATGCAAGCGCTAACAGAAAATCCTCATTTTACTAAGATTGAGTTTGAGCAATAG
- a CDS encoding Qnr family pentapeptide repeat protein, with the protein MKYQGQHFHREDFSNQDLQQAIFDHCHFIECNFDRADLTDSQFIHCRFIEASSIEGCSFRYTKLREASFKHCMMAMAQFTGADCFGIEFRECDLKGSNFSQANFSNRISHKAYFCSAYITGCNLNYSNFERAMLEKCDLFENRWRGANLSGASLKGSDLSRGEFSPEQWGSFIVEECDLTHIELDGLDVRRVSLHGAKICDWQQAQLLESFGLIVVPG; encoded by the coding sequence ATGAAGTACCAAGGGCAACACTTCCATCGCGAAGATTTCTCAAACCAAGATTTGCAGCAAGCCATTTTTGACCACTGCCATTTCATTGAGTGCAACTTTGATCGAGCCGATCTCACCGACAGCCAGTTTATCCATTGTCGTTTTATCGAAGCGTCATCCATAGAAGGATGCAGTTTCCGCTACACCAAACTGCGAGAGGCCAGTTTTAAGCACTGTATGATGGCAATGGCTCAATTTACTGGCGCAGACTGTTTCGGCATTGAGTTTCGCGAATGCGATTTAAAGGGCTCCAATTTCAGCCAAGCCAACTTCTCGAATCGCATTAGTCATAAAGCCTATTTTTGCTCCGCCTACATCACTGGCTGCAACTTGAATTACAGTAATTTTGAACGCGCCATGTTAGAAAAGTGTGATCTGTTTGAAAATCGCTGGCGAGGCGCCAATCTTTCGGGTGCCAGTCTCAAAGGCTCTGATTTATCACGAGGCGAATTTTCCCCAGAGCAATGGGGCAGCTTCATTGTTGAAGAGTGTGACTTAACCCATATCGAACTCGATGGGCTGGATGTTCGCCGCGTGTCACTGCACGGTGCGAAGATATGTGACTGGCAACAAGCTCAGCTGTTGGAGTCGTTTGGCCTGATTGTGGTACCTGGCTGA
- a CDS encoding cupin domain-containing protein, whose translation MKEQPMIQNLFDNLPSSLDQEQFDDILKLDNVRIERIVSHGHHSPETGWYDQEEHEWVVILQGEGEIEFEAGNIVHLTKGEHLFIPAHQKHKVRWTTPSEQTIWLAVFFS comes from the coding sequence ATGAAGGAGCAACCGATGATACAAAATCTCTTCGACAACTTACCGAGCTCGTTAGACCAAGAACAATTTGATGACATACTCAAGCTGGATAATGTGCGTATTGAACGCATTGTGTCCCACGGACATCATTCCCCAGAAACCGGCTGGTATGATCAAGAGGAACATGAATGGGTCGTGATTTTACAAGGTGAAGGGGAGATTGAGTTCGAAGCTGGGAATATCGTGCACTTAACCAAAGGGGAGCATCTTTTTATTCCGGCCCATCAAAAACACAAAGTTCGCTGGACAACGCCCAGCGAACAAACCATTTGGTTGGCGGTGTTTTTTTCATAA
- a CDS encoding methyl-accepting chemotaxis protein: MNINSTMKLVFGVIGLGIVISVVTVLQLNGLLQKVNQMSQVRYQSYQAADELRQSSDDLTRLGRTYVLTGDETYEKMYMDILAIRNGDKPRPQNYHTIYWDLVLNYGQKPKADGARISLQKMMENLGFTQSEFQLLKQAQQNSDALVNMEVKAMNAVKGLYPDSSGNYTRRAEPDMAMAAKLLHSKEYHQEKAKIMAPIDEFFKELEARTNRQFDAAAHDVTTTVMIGNVSLIVVFVIAIIGYVLVNRKVVKPIDQMANILKEVDVNSDLTLRVDDKSNNELGVIGTTINKVLISYAKTINKINQVNDTISNISEAIQSITHRNISMAGQQNQEMEMAATAMEEMTAALSNVAQSTNMAEQYAGSAEKEASTSKSVFDKTTREFSVLEGEFTNTSQIIQQLAEESNNVGNVLDVIKAIAEQTNLLALNAAIEAARAGEQGRGFAVVADEVRSLAQRTQDSTGEIESIIMTLQEKAKQSTSTIQSSADKMQSTRSNMGVANEALGTIQGSAVEIHKLNTSIAAATEEQLAVSDEISSNLANIKNLSSEMNEAINQLGPIVVDLQRNVDDLNGVIKHIRT, from the coding sequence ATGAATATCAATAGCACGATGAAACTGGTGTTTGGGGTCATTGGCCTTGGCATCGTAATCAGTGTGGTAACGGTGTTGCAGCTCAACGGATTACTGCAAAAAGTGAATCAGATGTCGCAGGTCCGTTATCAATCGTATCAAGCGGCAGATGAGCTACGCCAAAGCTCTGACGATTTGACACGTTTAGGGCGTACTTATGTGCTGACAGGTGATGAAACCTACGAAAAAATGTACATGGACATCCTTGCCATTCGAAATGGTGACAAACCGAGACCGCAAAACTATCACACCATCTACTGGGATTTGGTGTTGAACTATGGGCAAAAACCCAAAGCCGATGGTGCAAGAATCTCACTACAAAAAATGATGGAAAATCTGGGCTTCACCCAATCTGAGTTTCAACTTCTTAAACAAGCCCAACAAAATTCCGATGCTTTGGTGAATATGGAAGTCAAAGCGATGAATGCGGTGAAGGGGCTCTATCCGGATAGTTCTGGCAACTACACTCGTCGAGCAGAGCCAGATATGGCAATGGCGGCGAAACTCTTACACAGTAAAGAATATCACCAAGAAAAAGCCAAAATCATGGCGCCGATTGATGAGTTCTTTAAAGAGCTAGAAGCGCGAACCAATCGTCAATTTGATGCAGCAGCGCATGATGTCACGACGACCGTGATGATCGGCAATGTATCGCTGATTGTGGTGTTTGTCATTGCGATCATCGGTTATGTGTTGGTTAACCGCAAAGTGGTAAAACCCATCGACCAAATGGCCAATATTTTAAAAGAAGTCGACGTCAATTCGGATCTAACTTTACGTGTGGATGACAAGAGCAATAACGAGCTTGGCGTTATCGGCACCACCATTAACAAAGTGTTGATCAGCTATGCGAAAACCATCAATAAGATCAATCAGGTGAACGACACCATTTCCAACATTTCTGAAGCGATTCAAAGCATTACGCATAGAAACATTTCTATGGCGGGTCAGCAGAACCAAGAGATGGAGATGGCGGCTACCGCGATGGAAGAGATGACAGCGGCACTTTCGAATGTGGCACAAAGCACCAACATGGCTGAGCAGTATGCGGGCAGTGCAGAAAAAGAGGCTTCCACCAGTAAGTCGGTCTTTGATAAAACCACGCGAGAATTCTCGGTGCTTGAAGGGGAGTTCACCAACACCTCGCAGATCATCCAGCAATTGGCGGAAGAGTCCAATAACGTCGGTAATGTGTTGGATGTGATCAAAGCGATTGCCGAACAAACCAACTTACTGGCACTGAATGCGGCGATAGAAGCGGCGCGGGCAGGGGAACAAGGCCGTGGTTTTGCGGTGGTGGCAGATGAAGTGCGTTCATTGGCACAACGTACTCAAGATTCCACCGGTGAGATTGAAAGCATCATCATGACATTGCAAGAGAAAGCGAAACAGTCAACGTCGACCATTCAAAGCAGTGCCGATAAGATGCAATCAACGCGATCCAATATGGGGGTTGCTAACGAGGCCTTAGGCACCATTCAAGGTTCTGCGGTTGAAATTCATAAACTGAACACGTCGATTGCCGCAGCAACCGAAGAGCAATTGGCGGTCAGTGATGAAATCTCCAGTAACTTGGCCAATATCAAAAACCTCTCTTCAGAAATGAACGAGGCGATCAATCAACTTGGTCCAATTGTCGTCGATCTGCAACGTAACGTTGACGATCTCAACGGTGTTATTAAACATATTCGTACCTAA